From the genome of Procambarus clarkii isolate CNS0578487 chromosome 83, FALCON_Pclarkii_2.0, whole genome shotgun sequence, one region includes:
- the LOC123768660 gene encoding protein phosphatase 1 regulatory subunit 16A, with protein sequence MEHSELIAEMAYIEKLSTQERLKLARRRRMQQMKKWSQKEREITGSKREKTAQNEAQKRRRENRKSVMFISNVMLLEAAARNDIEEVQALLEAGVNPDSTNEDGLTALHQCCIDDSEEMMRLLVHHGADVNAQDSEKWTPLHAAATCGHLHLAKFLIAKSANLLAVNADGNMPYDICEDDATLDYIESEMARRGVTQRLIDETRSATETQMLTDLKCMKSEGQSLMFRDHQGATPLHVAAANGYVRVVEYLLSQNVPTEVRDHDDWSPLHAAACWGHPDVLELLVQNGANLHARTKNQETPYDICEDAELRERIMQLISEQETKRLHDQTKRVRRTHSNTRTQSVRRTSIREKTLTPKKEAQEEARIRLQLEHKKKPLQEDSPSLGGLRAVKEGGEGSPLTSFPAVIPANISNNNSPKDNLLVEEEEEELKKEERENEKKEDAGKTNTIPEEEENQVSLLPATVAKTEELLVRSGSDSSSLVCNNGFKIKTSSPTKDRLEGHQSSPPIPPPRSSSTTRQDIIETNANGANGIGGGGMVTHSGEGGSKIDIHVTVTVNPFSPGTLADLKKQRAMSRASQSSYTLASAGSTYSLTAPEYDPRTHGRNPEFTASSVRVDTVSYRPPASPSLTPRKFCGDPTEVIGGVDAQSCCSMM encoded by the exons ATGGAACACAGTGAGCTCATTGCCGAAATGGCATACATTGAAAAATTGTCCACTCAGGAGAGGCTGAAGTTGGCAAGACGTCGGCGTATGCAGCAGATGAAGAAATGGTCACAAAAAGAAAGGGAAATAACTGGTAGCAAAAGAGAGAAAACTGCACAAAATGAGGCACaaaagaggagaagagagaacagGAAGAGTGTCATGTTTATCAGTAATGTAATGCTACTGGAAGCTGCAGCCAGAAACGATATTGAGGAAG TGCAAGCACTCCTGGAAGCTGGTGTAAATCCTGATTCAACAAATGAGGATGGTTTGACAGCTTTGCATCAGTGTTGCATTGATGATTCTGAAGAAATGATGAGACTATTGGTTCACCATGGAGCTGATGTTAATGCACAGGACTCTGAGAAGTGGACACCTCTTCATGCAGCTGCTACCTGTGGCCATCTTCATCTTGCCAAATTCCTTATTGCCAA GAGTGCCAATCTTCTTGCTGTTAATGCAGATGGCAACATGCCATATGATATATGTGAAGATGATGCTACTCTTGATTACATTGAGAGTGAGATGGCTCGCCGTGGGGTCACCCAGCGACTTATCGATGAGACTCGCTCTGCTACTGAAACACAAATGCTCACTGATCTGAAATGTATGAAGAGTGAGGGTCAAAGTCTGATGTTTCGTGATCACCAAGGAGCAACACCA CTTCACGTAGCAGCAGCAAATGGGTATGTCAGAGTGGTGGAATACCTTCTGAGCCAAAATGTGCCAACAGAAGTAAGAGATCATGATGACTGGTCGCCTCTTCATGCAGCTGCCTGCTGGGGACAT CCGGATGTTTTAGAGCTGTTGGTTCAGAATGGGGCAAATCTTCACGCTCGTACTAAAAACCAAGAGACTCCCTATG ACATATGTGAGGATGCAGAGCTGCGAGAAAGAATCATGCAACTCATCAGCGAACAAGAGACTAAGAGACTTCATGATCAGACTAAAAGG GTTCGTcgtacacactcaaacacacgcacacagtcTGTACGCCGGACATCTATTCGGGAAAAAACACTGACGCCAAAGAAAGAAGCTCAAGAGGAGGCAAGAATACGACTTCAgttagaacataaaaaaaaacctTTG CAGGAAGATTCTCCATCACTGGGTGGGTTACGAGCAGtcaaggaaggaggagagggctCTCCCCTGACTTCATTCCCAGCTGTTATTCCTGCCAACATCAGCAATAACAACAGCCCTAA GGACAATCTTTTAGtagaggaagaagaggaagagttgaagaaggaagagagagagaatgagaaaaaaGAAGATGCAGGAAAAACCAACACCATTCCTGAGGAGGAAGAAAATCAAGTATCTTTATTACCAG CAACAGTtgcaaagacagaagagttactaGTGAGATCGGGTAGTGACAGCAGCAGTCTTGTTTGTAATAATGGGTTTAAAATAAAAACCAGTAGCCCTACAAAAGATAGATTAGAAGGCCATCAATCCTCGCCTCCCATTCCTCCCCCTCGAAGTTCATCTACAACGCGGCAGGACATAATCGAAACCAATGCTAATGGAGCCAATGGAATTGGAGGAGGAGGAATGGTAACTCACAGTGGAGAAGGAGGGAGTAAAATAGACATTCATGTCACTGTTACTGTCAATCCGTTCTCGCCTGGAACACTGGctgacttaaagaaacagcgtgcTATGTCCCGTGCATCACAGAGTTCATATACTCTGGCCTCTGCTGGAAGTACATATTCTCTCACTGCACCGGAATATGACCCTCGAACTCATGGACGAAATCCAGAATTTACGGCTTCATCTGTACGTGTTGATACAGTTTCATACAGACCACCAGCATCTCCATCTCTTACACCTCGTAAGTTTTGCGGAGACCCAACTGAGGTTATTGGAGGGGTAGATGCACAGTCTTGTTGTAGTATGATGTGA